From Rhinoraja longicauda isolate Sanriku21f chromosome 24, sRhiLon1.1, whole genome shotgun sequence, one genomic window encodes:
- the LOC144605202 gene encoding chymotrypsinogen A-like gives MPTVPLTWLVVAVVVAVVALADSPKCGVRKAGGGGGGGGAPVLAASQPAGWPWQVSLELATENKHFCGGAIISEYWVVTAAHCFIPPVPQNLQEIVVVSGLSRQMRPEQWVRYTTPHDIVKHEEFDEQTGENDIALVRMVERFNFGEHVLPVCFPNGEIFFGNTWSPCCITGWMKSGEETTDLLQEAPVSFISFKDCNETIFSGKLQPTMMCMESGKSQAVACHLDSGGPVTCKVKGGSQFFLIGVVSWVSDCSDRWPGVFTMTKSYLTWIEEVTARYGKKFNFTEYGAASALQQPNASVATRTNQTQPAGNYTFTNPTNLTCAQATTTTKETVTTASYTLTDSGHVCCSPLTGIAMAHLRLLLVLVLAT, from the coding sequence ATGCCAACAGTCCCTCTCACTTGGCTGGTGGTCGcggtggtggtggcggtggtCGCGTTGGCCGACAGCCCCAAGTGCGGGGTGAGgaaggcgggaggagggggaggaggaggaggagccccGGTGCTAGCAGCCAGCCAGCCGGCCGGGTGGCCGTGGCAGGTGAGCCTGGAGCTGGCGACCGAGAACAAGCACTTCTGTGGCGGGGCGATCATCAGTGAGTACTGGGTGGTGACTGCGGCCCATTGCTTCATCCCACCGGTACCGCAGAACCTGCAGGAGATCGTGGTGGTGAGCGGCCTGAGCCGCCAGATGAGGCCTGAGCAGTGGGTCCGCTACACCACCCCGCACGACATCGTCAAACACGAGGAGTTCGACGAGCAGACGGGCGAGAACGACATCGCCCTGGTCCGCATGGTGGAGCGCTTCAACTTCGGCGAGCACGTCTTGCCCGTCTGCTTCCCCAACGGAGAGATCTTCTTCGGCAACACCTGGTCCCCCTGCTGCATCACCGGCTGGATGAAGTCCGGCGAGGAGACCACCGACCTCCTCCAGGAAGCGCCCGTCTCCTTCATCTCCTTCAAGGACTGCAACGAGACCATCTTCAGCGGCAAGCTGCAGCCCACCATGATGTGCATGGAGTCGGGCAAGAGCCAGGCCGTGGCCTGCCACCTGGACTCCGGCGGCCCGGTGACCTGCAAGGTCAAGGGGGGCAGCCAGTTCTTCCTGATCGGGGTGGTGAGCTGGGTGAGCGACTGCTCCGACCGCTGGCCCGGCGTCTTCACCATGACCAAGTCCTACCTCACCTGGATCGAGGAGGTCACCGCCCGCTACGGCAAGAAGTTCAACTTCACCGAGTACGGCGCGGCGAGCGCCCTGCAACAGCCCAACGCATCGGTGGCCACCAGGACCAACCAGACCCAACCCGCAGGCAACTACACCTTCACCAACCCCACCAACCTCACCTGCGCCCAGGCCACCACGACGACCAAAGAAACGGTGACCACGGCCAGCTACACACTGACAGATTCAGGGCACGTCTGCTgttccccgctcaccgggatagCAATGGCCCATCTCCGCCTCCTCTTGGTCCTTGTGCTCGCAACATGA